The Nitrospirota bacterium genome contains a region encoding:
- a CDS encoding 4Fe-4S binding protein: MYMVSIDKGKCDGDGTCANVCPQSVFKVEGGKADPVNMSECINCLTCVENCPQQAITVNEI, from the coding sequence ATGTACATGGTATCGATCGACAAGGGCAAGTGCGATGGCGACGGAACCTGCGCGAATGTTTGCCCCCAGTCGGTATTCAAAGTTGAAGGCGGCAAGGCAGATCCGGTGAACATGTCCGAGTGCATCAACTGCCTGACCTGTGTTGAAAATTGCCCGCAGCAGGCAATCACGGTCAACGAGATATAA
- a CDS encoding TusE/DsrC/DsvC family sulfur relay protein: MATIEVKGKTIEVDEDGFLANLDDWSMDVANYFAQVEGIEMSDQHWEVVNFLRDYYKQYQIAPMIKILVKEIGKKLGPEKGNTKYLYELYPGGPAKQACKIAGLPKPTGCV, translated from the coding sequence ATGGCAACGATAGAGGTAAAAGGCAAGACAATTGAAGTGGATGAAGATGGTTTCTTGGCGAACCTGGATGACTGGAGCATGGACGTGGCGAACTATTTCGCCCAGGTAGAGGGCATCGAGATGAGCGACCAGCACTGGGAAGTGGTGAACTTCCTGCGCGACTACTACAAACAGTATCAGATCGCGCCGATGATCAAGATCCTCGTCAAGGAGATCGGCAAGAAGCTCGGGCCCGAGAAGGGCAACACCAAGTATCTCTATGAGCTCTACCCGGGCGGCCCGGCAAAGCAGGCCTGCAAGATCGCCGGCCTTCCGAAACCGACGGGCTGCGTCTAG